The Pseudomonas nunensis genome includes the window AGTTCCTGAGTACCGCCGCGCTGATCGTTTTGCAGGGTGTCCTGCTCGCTGCGGTAGTGTTCGGCCTGAATCGTCAGCTCTTCCTTGCGCGCACTGGCGTAGTCCGACCAGGTGCCGAGCAACGAATCGAGCAGCGGCGAGATGCGATGCAACTTGCCGCGCAGGATATTGCGCTGGGTGACGCCGGAGGCCAACGCCTCGACCAATGGGCCGGCGGTGACCAGTGAGTTGTAGTCCTGTTCCATGCGGCGTACATCGCGGAACGCTTCTTCGCACGCCGCGATGTAATCGACACTGCCGGAACGCAGGCTGTGTTCGAAGGCATCGAGAAACAGTTGCTTGAGCTTGGCCGCAGTGATTTCGCGCATGTGCAACAAGTTGATGAACAGCGCGCGGAAGGTCTTCAGGCTCTGTTCGCTGGTGGAACGCAACGGGATCAGCGTCAGGTCCAGCGGAATCGAGGTGTGACCGCCGACCAGCAAACGCCGCAGTTCATCCGGCTTGAGTTCGTAGGCTTTCAGGCCTTCGCGCTCAAGGTTGGTGAACAATTCTTTCTGGCGCAGGCAGGTGTCGTTCTTCTGGTAATGGGCCAGGTCGAGTTTGCCGGCGTAGGCAAAGAACTGGTGACCGAAACCACCGCCCGGGCCGCGACCGACCACGCCAATCACGTGCGGGCCGTGGGGCAGCGAGACTTCGACCAAGATGTAACTGGTGTCCGAGGCGAAGTAGAAACGCCGGGATTGTTCCAGGCTGTACTTGCCGAAACTCATGTCCGACATGCGCGCCAGGATCGGGAACTGCAGGGCGTTGATCGACGCGGATTTACCGAGGTTGTTCGCGCCGTAGACCGACAGCGGCTCTTCCAGCGGAAACAGCCCGAGGCTGTAACCTGCGGTGTTCAAAAGGGCGAAGCGGCGAATGCCGTAGCGTTCCTTGCTCATGCGTCGGTCTCCTGTTCTTCGGCAATGGCGCGGGCCATGGCGTCTTCTTCGCTTTCTTCTTCGAAGTCGCTCAAGTCGAGCGGGTCATCGGTTTCCAGGAGTTTTTCGTCGCTGTCGTCATCGATCAGCACTGGAACCGGCAATGGCAAGACGCTGTGCAGGCTGGCCGCCAGATCACGGTCCTGCTGGACCGACAGGCAGACATCGAGGAAACGGTGCATCGGCGGCAGGAAACGGTAGATGCCGTTTTCTTCGCCGGCAAAACCGAGTTGGGTCATGCGGCGCATGATTTTTTCTTCGAGTTCTTCGACGGTCTGTACTTCGGCCTGGATAAACAGGTCGCGGTACTTCTCCAGCAGCGATGGCAATTCATCGCGGCCAAGGCTGCCACCGTCGAGCACGGCGACTGGGTCGCGGCCTTGGTCGGCCAGGTGCTCGACGAGGATGAAAGTGAACAGCGCCAGACGTTGCGCAGTCTTGTTCACCGCCGCCGCAGCGAGGTCCGGCACGAAGTAGTAGAAACCACGGGTGTCGCAGACCAGTTCAAAGCCCAGCGCCTTGAACAGCGTGCGGTACTGGTCCTGGAAGTTCGACAGTTGCGCGTACAGCTCCGGATCGCGGCGGCTGACGTGATAGCCCTTGAACAGCTCGCGAAAGATCGGCGCCAGCTGGGACA containing:
- the mksE gene encoding Mks condensin complex protein MksE — translated: MHLDLNELSQLAPIFRELFKGYHVSRRDPELYAQLSNFQDQYRTLFKALGFELVCDTRGFYYFVPDLAAAAVNKTAQRLALFTFILVEHLADQGRDPVAVLDGGSLGRDELPSLLEKYRDLFIQAEVQTVEELEEKIMRRMTQLGFAGEENGIYRFLPPMHRFLDVCLSVQQDRDLAASLHSVLPLPVPVLIDDDSDEKLLETDDPLDLSDFEEESEEDAMARAIAEEQETDA